One part of the Gossypium raimondii isolate GPD5lz chromosome 1, ASM2569854v1, whole genome shotgun sequence genome encodes these proteins:
- the LOC105786662 gene encoding putative disease resistance protein At4g10780, which produces MDLVGPIFDVLNCLRDPACTYIDQHRNLEERMNDLRARVDQLNATKRDVGLRIKEELRWGRLLREEVEKWILDVQTINDTMRDINERMQNVSCFSRASLGKRVSQTVEEVDKIIERGKFTEALVINDPSTVGVAFQLEHLEGETMVKSDIWNYLMSDEIGMIGVCGMGGIGKTTIMKHIYNQLSKEIKPLFDVIIWVTVSKELNVTKLQQDIANGMNIGALPEVEPKRVSVLMEELRRRKYVLILDDVWEKFSLAEVGIPKPTSSNGSKLVLTSRSIDVCRSMDCKIVKVHPLCNEESMNLFLVHTGHGVLKVPSLEQILGDIVRECNGLPLAIAVTAGSMKGIYDIAEWRNAVRELRDHVRSVKGTNDEIYRRLKFSFDRLGDFNIQNCFLYCSLYPEDYIIPRMELIEYWIDEGFLEIGSRKQSYDRGDTILNRLVNNCLLEKTIGGVKMHDVMRDTALYITRFMVKAGIRLKELPSTQEWKEDFERVSFMMNKVSDIPPSLSPNCENLLTLLLQNNKSLGRISESFFQNMHSLSILDLSYTNIQQLPNSVSNLEKLNALVLHGCEMLRYLPSLEKLKALRKLDLRDTSIEKVPEGLEMLVNLTYLDLATKSLKDLPIAILPRLSYLQCLILYVESYTVKMDGLEAAGLRKLEIFEGRFSELLDFNTYCKSIKGQRLASYLLVMAPAEAKFDVNERRQLLEYDGCRVEAPEVMKVVVADKGTIKSNPYYSFVLKGVGVWETVEFKLRQHGYYGVISKAESSQFPVFLPKKEVILSGCHIQKEDPMVLPTDLRVLRISKCHNVRSLNDISLFFLQTNELRLCSVEDCKGMESVLDLSSSSSPCSSFEKLEYLWLKRLDNLRVLVKIEASVSIPKSQPLPGIFSPLKSILIKGCSNIKQLFPFELAHDLQNLEKLVVCECWQMEEIIGPKKEEERSEGKGTKARTEFSLPKLKKLVLKNLPMLKSLCSSSGTMICKSPMEIQVLECRNLKRMPLYPSPFHDTDQSTTFFIGVIYIYPKEWWESVEWDHPNAKQDLLPYLVML; this is translated from the exons ATGGATCTTGTAGGACCAATTTTTGATGTGCTAAATTGCCTAAGAGATCCAGCATGTACATACATAGATCAACATAGAAATCTTGAGGAAAGGATGAATGATCTTCGAGCAAGAGTAGACCAACTAAATGCTACCAAGAGAGATGTGGGATTGAGAATAAAAGAAGAACTTCGATGGGGAAGACTTTTAAGGGAAGAAGTAGAGAAGTGGATTCTTGATGTGCAAACCATAAATGATACAATGCGGGACATTAATGAAAGAATGCAAAATGTGTCTTGTTTTTCACGTGCAAGCCTTGGAAAACGAGTTTCCCAAACAGTTGAAGAAGTGGATAAAATTATTGAGCGAGGCAAGTTCACTGAAGCTCTAGTAATTAATGATCCATCTACTGTTGGAGTGGCTTTTCAATTGGAACATTTAGAAGGTGAAACCATGGTGAAATCAGACATTTGGAACTATTTGATGAGTGATGAAATTGGAATGATTGGAGTTTGTGGAATGGGCGGCATCGGGAAAACCACTATCATGAAGCATATATACAATCAACTATCGAAGGAGATTAAACCTTTGTTTGATGTGATCATTTGGGTCACTGTTTCCAAGGAACTCAACGTCACCAAACTGCAACAAGACATAGCAAATGGTATGAATATTGGAGCTCTTCCAGAAGTTGAACCAAAGCGTGTATCAGTGTTAATGGAGGAATTGAGACGAAGAAAATATGTATTGATCTTAGACGATGTTTGGGAAAAGTTCTCTCTGGCGGAAGTAGGGATCCCTAAGCCGACATCTAGCAATGGGAGTAAGTTGGTATTAACTAGTAGATCGATTGATGTTTGTAGATCTATGGACTGTAAGATAGTCAAAGTGCATCCACTTTGTAATGAGGAGTCCATGAATTTATTCTTGGTTCATACCGGGCATGGGGTTCTAAAGGTTCCATCTTTGGAACAAATTTTGGGCGATATTGTTCGAGAGTGTAATGGGTTACCCCTTGCCATAGCCGTAACAGCCGGGAGCATGAAGGGAATATATGATATTGCTGAATGGAGGAATGCAGTAAGGGAGTTACGTGACCATGTAAGAAGTGTGAAGGGTACAAATGATGAAATATATAGGCGATTAAAGTTTAGTTTTGATCGTTTAGGAGATTTCAACATCCAAAATTGTTTCCTTTATTGCTCATTATATCCAGAAGACTATATAATTCCAAGGATGGAATTAATAGAATACTGGATAGATGAGGGATTTCTTGAAATCGGGAGTCGAAAACAATCATATGATAGGGGTGATACTATATTAAATAGGTTGGTAAACAATTGTTTGTTGGAAAAAACTATAGGAGGTGTGAAGATGCATGATGTAATGAGAGACACAGCATTGTATATCA CTCGTTTTATGGTAAAAGCTGGCATCAGATTGAAAGAATTACCAAGTACGCAAGAGTGGAAAGAAGATTTTGAAAGGGTTTCATTCATGATGAATAAGGTATCAGACATTCCTCCAAGCTTGTCACCCAATTGTGAAAATCTTTTGACATTATTACTGCAGAACAATAAGTCCTTGGGAAGGATTTCAGAATCATTCTTTCAGAACATGCATAGTCTCAGCATTCTTGACCTTTCTTATACCAATATCCAACAATTACCAAATTCAGTGTCAAATTTGGAAAAGCTTAATGCATTGGTGCTTCATGGATGTGAAATGTTGAGATATTTGCCTTCATTAGAAAAGCTTAAGGCTTTGAGAAAGCTGGACCTCCGTGATACAAGTATTGAAAAGGTGCCTGAAGGTTTGGAAATGTTAGTAAATCTAACATATCTTGATTTAGCTACCAAAAGCTTAAAGGATTTGCCAATCGCAATCCTTCCTCGGCTTTCCTATCTGCAATGTTTGATTTTGTACGTTGAATCGTATACTgtaaaaatggatggattggAAGCAGCAGGTTTAAGGAAACTAGAGATATTTGAAGGGCGGTTCAGTGAGTTGCTAGACTTTAATACATATTGCAAATCTATAAAAGGTCAAAGACTCGCTTCTTACTTGCTTGTTATGGCCCCAGCCGAAGCTAAGTTTGATGTCAACGAGAGACGCCAACTATTAGAGTATGATGGTTGTAGGGTCGAAGCCCCAGAAGTAATGAAAGTGGTTGTGGCAGACAAAGGTACGATCAAATCAAATCCATATTACTCATTTGTGT TGAAAGGGGTTGGTGTGTGGGAAACTGTCGAATTTAAGTTGCGACAACATGGCTATTATGGGGTCATTTCTAAGGCTGAAAGTTCACAGTTTCCAGTTTTTTTACCCAAGAAGGAAGTAATTTTAAGTGGATGCCATATCCAAAAGGAAGATCCAATGGTGCTCCCAACTGATCTTAGGGTTCTGAGAATTTCTAAATGCCACAATGTGAGAAGCTTAAACGATATCTCATTGTTCTTCCTGCAAACAAATGAGTTGAGGTTGTGTTCAGTTGAAGATTGTAAAGGGATGGAATCCGTGCTGGACTTGTCATCATCTTCCTCGCCATGCAGCTCATTTGAGAAGCTTGAGTACTTGTGGCTTAAAAGGTTGGATAACTTGCGTGTGCTTGTTAAAATAGAAGCATCAGTTTCTATTCCCAAGTCACAGCCTCTGCCAGGCATATTTTCCCCTCTTAAATCAATTCTGATCAAAGGATGCTCAAACATAAAGCAGTTGTTCCCATTCGAGTTAGCCCATGACCTCCAAAACCTAGAGAAACTGGTGGTTTGTGAGTGTTGGCAAATGGAAGAAATAATAGGACCTAAGAAAGAGGAAGAAAGGTCTGAAGGAAAAGGAACAAAAGCTCGCACGGAATTCAGTCTTCCCAAACTAAAGAAGTTAGTATTGAAGAACTTACCAATGCTGAAGAGCTTATGCAGTTCAAGTGGGACAATGATATGCAAGTCTCCTATGGAAATTCAGGTACTGGAATGTAGGAATCTGAAAAGGATGCCTCTCTATCCTTCTCCTTTCCATGACACAGACCAATCAACTACTTTCTTTATCGGAGTAATATACATATATCCGAAGGAATGGTGGGAATCAGTAGAGTGGGACCATCCCAATGCTAAGCAGGATCTGCTACCTTACTTGGTAATGCTATAG
- the LOC128039854 gene encoding putative disease resistance protein At3g14460 has translation MQIKGCPCIVSFSKNNLPPALKRLVIQSCANLRCLVDQGENTSINNTFLLEHLEIMDCPSLVSLSLPNRLQVLIVSNCSKLTSLSSSGELPVGIKQLVIKDCLVLESIVHTIHETSSLELLEIWRCRNIKALPQGLKKLDHVEKINILQCQSLVSLTASGLPARKLKSLCIMDCQSLGDLPNMQNLTALKELSLSYCSPDLPFPKEGLRTTLTSLSVTGPKLCHTLLQWGLHRLTFLKKLSIDGEGCPHVVTFPPEGCVLPPTLTTITISGFGNLRSLSTTGFRNVDSLRELWVFNCPELESLPEKEVLVSVWKLYIWRCHLTLLAQFIMNDGAEWLKISHIPDVIVDRQSIILKATWVQY, from the coding sequence ATGCAAATCAAAGGGTGTCCATGCATAGTTTCTTTTTCGAAGAATAACTTGCCCCCAGCTTTAAAGAGGTTAGTGATTCAAAGTTGTGCGAATTTGCGGTGTTTGGTGGATCAAGGAGAAAATACCAGCATCAATAACACATTTCTTCTTGAGCACTTGGAAATTATGGATTGTCCATCTCTAGTATCTTTATCATTGCCCAATAGGCTTCAAGTTCTCATAGTTTCAAATTGCTCAAAGCTTACCTCCTTATCATCAAGTGGTGAGTTACCTGTGGGGATTAAACAACTAGTGATAAAGGACTGCCTTGTATTGGAATCCATTGTGCACACAATCCATGAAACATCTTCTCTTGAACTTCTTGAAATCTGGCGTTGCAGAAACATTAAAGCTTTACCTCAAGGATTAAAGAAGCTCGACCATGTTGAGAAGATCAATATTTTGCAGTGTCAAAGTCTGGTTTCTTTGACAGCAAGTGGCTTGCCGGCCCGAAAACTCAAGTCGCTTTGTATTATGGACTGTCAAAGTTTAGGAGACCTTCCCAACATGCAGAACCTCACTGCTCTGAAGGAACTGTCACTATCATATTGCTCACCTGACTTGCCATTTCCAAAAGAGGGTCTTCGTACAACTTTAACATCACTGTCAGTCACAGGTCCTAAACTTTGTCACACACTGCTTCAATGGGGACTGCATAGACTCACCTTTCTTAAAAAACTCTCAATTGACGGTGAAGGATGTCCACATGTGGTGACATTTCCACCAGAGGGATGCGTGCTACCTCCCACTCTAACTACCATCACCATAAGCGGATTTGGAAACCTGAGAAGCTTATCCACAACTGGGTTTCGAAATGTGGACTCTCTTCGAGAATTGTGGGTATTCAATTGCCCTGAACTTGAATCTCTTCCAGAAAAAGAAGTGCTTGTTTCGGtttggaaattatatatttGGAGGTGTCATTTAACACTACTAGCCCAGTTCATAATGAATGATGGAGCAGAGTGGTTGAAGATATCTCACATTCCTGATGTTATTGTTGATCGTCAAAGCATCATCCTAAAGGCAACTTGGGTTCAGTACTGA
- the LOC105776484 gene encoding putative disease resistance RPP13-like protein 1: MSIAGGETALSVFLEFFAKLASYDHILNFVTQKQVNQQLKQWQKILPSIQAVLNDAEEKQMKDPNVKIWLTHLQNLAYDVGDVLNEFAVEALHRKLHEGEASTSKAQKPSASWFTSFINSRAFTFNKKMISKLQELADELNGLAREKNRLGLRQIDETAMSKRVKVSMQFMPLVHESHVYGREKEMAEILELLLCNNGNGNGASLIHIFGDGGIGKTVLVRFLYCSGDVKKAFHHRFWIRVSKDFDVTLVTKTILQSISDVCCIVPSLDNLQALLKDKLFGRHILLVLDNVRHENYDDLALLLKPFSVGTKVILTTRSCSVVSSVVSSAKAFLLQKLSHKDCLSVFTHHALKASDFSEHQELETFGENIVKKCNGLPLAAKVIGCLLGTHVEYGVWKYVSESEIWDLQQEQCGVIPALLLSYHHLPPYLKRCFAYCSLLPKGYEFEKEEIILLWKAEGFIQQADSKAHIEDLGSRYFQDLVSRSFFQTSVRDTYLYVMHDLINDLAQLVSREICLKLEDDKQPKIPKGTRHSSYVCGSYDGVEKFAVFDHMKRLRTFLPFMMPRDGTCYITNTVLIDLLPKLRCLRVLSLKGYGITVLPDIFENLVQLRYLNFSHTLIQSLPASICTLYNLETLILKESLLEWLPSGIERLVNLNHIDISGVKMKAMPYGIGKLADLRRLSDFILGAGDGYRIRELKNLHLKGDLSLSGLENVVEARDALEAKLIDKQGLDALRLMWSSISGSSIRDKVVEEEVLNMLEPHWDLKVLVIENYGGTKFPNWIADSSFKNLWSLDLNNCRNCKFLPSIGNLPLLKDLCIRGMHTVTKIGIEFYGENHLNAFVSLETLCFKDMSNWKEWDIDEHAVKFPCLREFCIVNCPQLSGRFPSSLHSLETLVIRQCTQLVVSVSNLPQLHNLEIDGCAELVLRDEADMPPLRKVSLSNVSKFSPLTERLVSGLTNLDHLRISNCNELASLSRKQFSLVRHLRSLRSLEMSSFPLLEVEGTVKSFRGYHKTGISSHF, encoded by the exons ATGTCCATTGCTGGTGGAGAAACGGCACTTTCAGTCTTTCTGGAGTTTTTCGCTAAGCTGGCTTCTTATGATCATATCCTCAACTTCGTCACTCAAAAGCAGGTCAACCAGCAACTCAAACAGTGGCAAAAGATATTGCCAAGTATTCAAGCAGTGCTCAATGATGCAGAGGAGAAGCAAATGAAAGACCCCAATGTGAAGATCTGGTTGACTCACCTCCAAAACTTGGCCTACGATGTGGGTGACGTTTTGAATGAATTTGCAGTCGAGGCTTTACATCGAAAGCTGCATGAAGGTGAAGCGAGCACAAGTAAGGCACAAAAACCCTCTGCTTCTTGGTTTACTAGTTTCATTAATTCAAGAGCTTTTACGTTTAATAAGAAGATGATTTCCAAATTACAAGAGCTCGCTGATGAACTAAATGGTTTGGCAAGAGAAAAAAACAGATTGGGTTTGAGACAGATTGATGAAACTGCAATGTCTAAAAGAGTTAAAGTAAGCATGCAATTTATGCCTTTAGTGCATGAATCTCATGTTTATGGTAGGGAAAAGGAGATGGCTGAAATACTTGAATTGCTATTGTGCAATAATGGGAATGGGAATGGAGCTTCTTTGATTCACATCTTTGGGGATGGTGGGATCGGCAAGACAGTTCTCGTTCGATTCCTTTATTGCAGTGGTGATGTAAAGAAGGCCTTCCATCACAGGTTCTGGATACGTGTTTCAAAAGATTTCGATGTCACTCTGGTGACAAAGACAATTTTGCAGTCCATCTCCGATGTGTGTTGTATAGTTCCTTCTTTGGATAATCTTCAGGCCTTGTTGAAGGATAAGTTGTTCGGCAGACACATTTTGCTTGTGCTGGACAATGTTCGGCACGAGAATTACGATGATTTGGCCCTCTTGTTAAAGCCTTTTTCTGTTGGAACAAAAGTTATTTTGACAACAAGGAGTTGCAGTGTTGTTTCTTCAGTTGTTAGTAGTGCTAAAGCTTTCTTGTTGCAGAAGTTATCACATAAAGATTGTCTCTCTGTGTTTACTCATCATGCATTGAAAGCAAGTGATTTTAGTGAGCATCAAGAGTTGGAAACATTTGGGGAAAACATAGTGAAAAAGTGCAATGGCTTACCTTTGGCAGCTAAAGTCATTGGTTGCTTGCTTGGCACTCATGTGGAGTATGGTGTATGGAAATATGTATCAGAGAGTGAGATATGGGATTTACAGCAAGAGCAATGTGGAGTTATTCCGGCTTTGCTATTGagttatcatcatcttccaccgTATTTGAAGCGTTGCTTTGCATATTGCTCTTTACTGCCTAAAGGTTACGAGTTTGAGAAGGAGGAGATCATCTTGTTATGGAAAGCAGAAGGCTTTATACAACAAGCGGACTCGAAAGCTCACATTGAAGATCTTGGTAGCAGATACTTTCAAGATCTAGTGTCAAGATCGTTTTTCCAGACTTCTGTTCGGGATACATATCTGTATGTAATGCATGATCTAATCAATGATCTAGCTCAATTGGTCTCCAGAGAAATATGCTTGAAATTGGAGGATGATAAACAACCGAAAATTCCAAAGGGCACTCGACATTCATCTTATGTTTGTGGCTCGTATGACGGAGTGGAGAAGTTTGCAGTGTTTGATCACATGAAACGCTTGCGAACCTTTCTACCATTTATGATGCCAAGAGATGGGACTTGTTATATAACCAACACTGTGCTCATTGATTTGTTGCCGAAACTTCGATGCTTAAGGGTGCTTTCTTTAAAAGGGTACGGCATCACCGTGTTGCCGGacatatttgaaaatttggtaCAGTTACGCTACCTAAATTTCTCACACACTTTAATCCAAAGTTTGCCTGCTTCAATATGCACCCTTTACAATTTAGAAACCTTGATATTAAAGGAGAGTTTGTTAGAGTGGTTACCCTCAGGCATAGAACGCCTAGTAAACTTGAATCATATTGATATCAGTGGTGTAAAGATGAAAGCAATGCCCTATGGTATAGGTAAATTGGCCGATCTACGAAGGCTGTCAGATTTTATTTTGGGAGCAGGTGATGGATATCGAATACGAGAGTTGAAGAATTTACATCTTAAGGGTGATCTTTCCCTTTCGGGGTTGGAGAACGTTGTCGAAGCTCGAGATGCATTGGAAGCTAAGTTAATTGACAAGCAAGGCCTTGATGCATTAAGGCTAATGTGGAGCAGTATTTCTGGCAGTAGCATAAGAGATAAAGTAGTTGAAGAAGAGGTGTTGAACATGCTTGAACCTCACTGGGATCTTAAAGTGCTCGTCATAGAGAACTATGGGGGTACAAAGTTTCCGAATTGGATTGCAGATTCTTCGTTTAAGAACTTGTGGTCTTTGGATCTCAACAACTGCAGAAACTGCAAATTCTTGCCGTCAATCGGAAACCTGCCACTACTGAAGGATCTTTGTATAAGGGGAATGCATACGGTGACTAAAATCGGCATCGAGTTCTACGGAGAGAACCACTTGAATGCATTCGTGTCATTGGAGACGTTATGCTTTAAGGATATGTCAAATTGGAAGGAATGGGACATCGATGAGCATGCTGTGAAATTTCCCTGCCTACGGGAGTTTTGTATCGTAAACTGTCCTCAATTGTCAGGAAGGTTTCCAAGCTCTCTTCATTCCTTAGAGACACTTGTAATTCGTCAATGTACACAATTGGTTGTTTCGGTTTCGAACCTCCCTCAGCTGCATAACTTAGAAATAGATGGGTGTGCAGAGTTGGTGCTTCGAGATGAAGCAGACATGCCACCATTGAGAAAAGTCTCTCTTTCAAATGTTTCAAAGTTTTCTCCCCTAACTGAGAGGCTAGTGTCAGGCCTAACCAACCTGGATCATCTGAGGATTAGTAATTGTAATGAGTTGGCGTCCTTGTCCCGGAAGCAGTTCAGTTTGGTGCGGCATTTGAGGTCTCTCCGTAGTCTGGAAATGTCAAGTTTTCCACTACTTGAGGTTGAA GGAACTGTGAAAAGCTTCAGAGGCTACCACAAGACTGGCATTTCCTCACATTTCTAA